One window from the genome of Epinephelus fuscoguttatus linkage group LG3, E.fuscoguttatus.final_Chr_v1 encodes:
- the LOC125886319 gene encoding phospholipid phosphatase 3-like — MLDKFGTHSAGVPVSSADLQLKLTDNKSSLAAAGIGMENVTGKKLIEITGPALSKRKLLVGLDLLCLFLASIPFFACELKAVSPYRRGFMCGDPSITYPYLHREAIPDELLIAGGIIITGLTIALGECYRVRFRSVSSKAFVRNLYVSCLYKELGCFLFGCCVGQSLTNMAKLSVGRLRPHFLSVCGVTYASLNCTPGTYVATVNCRQPDHRLEEEARKSFFSGHASFAMYTMLYLAFYLQARLTWRGARLLRPALQFFLVLLAVYTGLTRISDYRHHPSDVLTGYIQGSLTAYWVAFHISSMFKSSSSDLSPTETLDSPLSPHHTVC, encoded by the exons ATGTTGGATAAATTTGGGACGCACAGTGCCGGTGTGCCAGTCTCCAGCGCGGACCTCCAGCTCAAACTGACGGACAACAAGAGCAGCCTGGCTGCAGCAGGGATAGGAATGGAGAATGTTACTGGGAAGAAACTCATAGAGATAACTGGCCCGGCATTATCCAAGAGAAAACTTCTGGTGGGCTTAgacctcctctgcctcttcctgG CTTCCATCCCTTTCTTTGCGTGTGAGCTGAAGGCAGTGAGTCCTTACAGAAGGGGCTTCATGTGCGGGGACCCCAGCATCACCTACCCTTATCTGCATCGGGAGGCCATACCAGACGAGTTACTCATCGCCGGTGGCATCATCATCACTGGCCTCACT ATCGCCCTCGGGGAGTGTTACCGGGTTCGTTTCAGAAGCGTCAGCTCCAAGGCCTTTGTGAGGAACCTGTATGTGTCCTGTCTGTACAAGGAGCTGGGCTGCTTCCTGTTCGGCTGCTGCGTCGGCCAGTCCCTAACCAACATGGCCAAGCTGAGTGTGGGGCGGCTGCGACcgcacttcctgtctgtgtgcgGTGTCACCTATGCATCACTCAACTGCACACCTGGAACCTATGTTGCAACAGTGAACTGCCGCCAGCCTGACCACCGGTTGGAGGAGGaggccag GAAGTCCTTCTTCTCTGGCCACGCTTCCTTCGCGATGTACACAATGCTCTATTTAGCA TTTTACCTGCAGGCACGGCTGACATGGCGCGGTGCTCGGCTGCTGAGGCCGGCACTCCAGTTCTTCCTAGTTCTGCTGGCAGTCTACACAGGTCTGACCCGCATCTCAGACTACAGGCACCACCCATCCGACGTGCTAACAGGCTACATACAGGGATCCCTCACTGCTTACTGGGTG gCCTTCCACATCTCGTCCATGTTTAAAAGCTCGAGTTCAGACCTGTCTCCAACCGAGACCCTGGACAGCCCCTTGTCGCCCCACCACACAGTCTGCTAA